The Flavivirga eckloniae genomic interval TAGATATCCTATGTCCTAAAAGTTAAGTTTAATAATTTTTTTGAATTTTAATGTTGACTAAAACAAAAATATATTTATCGTCCCCTCACATGGGAGGCTCAGAACAAAAGTTTGTTGATGAGGCTTTTAGAACGAATTGGATCTCCCCACTTGGACCAAACGTAGATGGTTTTGAAGAAGATCTAAGACAGTACTTAGGGAACAATAAATATGTAGCAGCATTAAGTTCTGGAACTGCTGCAATTCACTTAGCATTACAATTACTTAATGTTTCAAAAGGCGACGAAGTAATGTGCCAGAGCTTTACGTTCTCTGCTTCGGCTAATCCTATTATGTATCAAGGAGCTACACCTGTATTTATTGATAGCGAATCTGATACATGGAATATGTCTCCAGAATTACTTGAGGTAGCTATTAAGGATAGAATTGAAAAGTATAAAAAACCAAAGGCTATTATAGCAGTTCACTTATATGGTATGCCTTATAAGGCAAATGAAATTAATGCTATTGCCGAGAAATACGAAATCCCAGTAATTGAAGATAGTGCAGAGGCTTTGGGAAGCACCTATTTTGGTAAAACATGTGGTACGCTTTCAGATATTGCCATTTTATCTTTCAACGGAAATAAAATAATTACCACTTCTGGTGGAGGCGCTTTAATAACTAATGACTTGGAGTTGAAAAACAAAGCTGTTTTCTTATCAACCCAAGCTAGAGATAAAGCACCTCATTACGAGCACTCAACTGTAGGTTTTAATTACAGAATGAGTAATGTTTTAGCGGGTATTGGTCGCGGACAAATGGAGGTTTTGGATGATCGCGTTAAAGCCAGAAGAGAAAACTATAATTTTTATAAAACAAACTTATCTAATATTGATTCAATCAGCTTTTTAGAAGAACCAGAAGGATTTTTCTCAAACAGATGGATTACATGTATTAAAACAGACTCCTATGAAACCCGAGAAGCAATAAGACATGCTTTGCTCGAAGATGATGTAGAGTCCAGACCCCTATGGAAACCCATGCATGTGCAACCTGTTTATAAAGATTGCTTGAATTTTACAAATGGTATTTCGGAAGACCTCTTTGATAAAGGGCTTTGTTTACCAAGTGGCTCGGATTTAAGTCAAGATGACTTAAATAGAATAATTAACTTAATTACAAAAACTCTCTAATCTTATGATAAATAATTACTTTTCTTACATTTCTCAAAAGCATGCGTCGAAGTGGCTTGTTTTTGGTATTGATATGGCTATTGTTTTATCAACCTTTTTTCTGGCCTATTTTATTAGGTTTAATTTTACATTGAATTTTGACTTAAAGCAATTTTTGATTCAGGTGCCATTTTTGGCAGCTGTGGCTTCTTTTAGCTTTTTATTAATAGGTTCTTTTAAAAGTGTTATTAGACATACAGGGTTTACTGATGTTGTAAACTTATTTAAAGCAATTGCTGTTATGTCATTAGTTTGTATAACTGCGGTATCGGTTAACAGAACTTTAGGGATCCTTCCTGAGTTTACTATACCAATGTCTATTATAGTTATGCATGCCTTGTTAAGTTTTGTTGCACTTAGTGCGAGCAGATTACTTTTCAAAATGACTTATAAGTATTTAAAATGTAAATTTATTTCGTCAAAAAATGTTTTAATCTATGGTACTGGCGACTCAGGCATAGTAACTTACAATGCTTTAATTAGCAATGTGAGTACAAAATTCCAGGTTGTTGGATTTGTTGATGATAACTCGAAAAAGAAAGGAAAATCAATAAACGGTATTTCTATTATTTCCAAAGATAGAATCAATAATGCTTTCATTGAATCAAATCAAATAGATGAATTAATCATTGCTTCAAAAAACATAGAAAAGGAAAATTTAATCGATTTCGTGAACTTAAACATGAAAATCACTAAAGTTCCACCTATCGAAAATTGGATTAATGGCGAACTAAATGTTAAGCAAATAAAACAAGTGCAAATAGAAGATTTATTAGGAAGACCTCCTATTCAAATAAACAATCCTAATTTAATAAACGAATTTACTGGCGAAACTGTTATTGTTACTGGTGCAGCAGGATCTATTGGAAGTGAGCTGGTTAAACAACTTTCTAATTTTGCCGTTAAAAAATTGATCTTAGTAGATCAGGCTGAATCTGCGCTTTACGATGTGCAACAGGAATTAAAGCAAAGAGGTAAACATAATTTTGTTGCTATTGTAGCAGATATTCGTGATGGTTTAAGAATAGATAATATCTTTCAAAGCCATAAACCAACTATGGTTTTCCATGCTGCTGCATATAAACATGTACCTTTAATGGAAAAATCGCCATACGAAGCTATTAAGATTAATGTTAATGGTACTAAACTTTTAGCAGATACAGCATCGCGTTATAACGTGAAGAAGTTTGTTTTTGTTTCTACAGACAAAGCTGTAAACCCAACAAGTGTTATGGGAGCTACTAAGAGAATGGCAGAAATGTACATTAGCTGTTTGCAAAAAGAGAGCAAAACCAAGTTTATTACAACGCGATTTGGTAACGTATTAGGATCTAACGGATCTGTTATTCCATTATTTAAAAGACAAATTGAAAAAGGTGGGCCACTTACTTTAACTCACAAAGATATTACCAGATATTTCATGACAATCCCTGAGGCATCTCAGTTGGTGTTAGAGGCTGGAACAATGGGTAAAGGTGGTGAAATCTTTATATTCGATATGGGTGAGTCTGTTAAGATATACGACTTAGCTAAGAACATGATAAAGCTTTCAGGACTTAGATTCCCAGACGATATAGATATTACAATTACAGGATTAAGACCTGGTGAAAAATTATATGAGGAGTTATTAGCTAATGGTGAAAACACATTATCTACATACCACAAAAAGATATTAATTAGTAAAACCAGGGAATTAGATTACGAAAAAATCAAAGCAGAAATCGAAGAACTATGTATTACAAATCGTTTCCAAAATAACAATATTGTTATGAAAATGAAACGATTAATACCAGAATACAAATCTAACAATTCAGATTACGAAAGATTTGATAAGAGAGTTCAGATTTACAAAAAAGCCAAAGGGATAACTGCAAATAGAGCTGATAAAAATTACGGTAACCTGTAATGCACTATTGTAATCTATAATTTCCCCAAATAAAATATTAAGAATGAACATATCACTTATAAAAAGTAAACTATTAATTGCAATATTGGTAATTAGTACGTTTCTAACTTCTTGTGCATCAAAAAAAGATATCGTTTACTTTCAAAACGCTAAAAGCTTTGAAACGATTGTAGATACCGATACTTTTAAAGCTAAGCTAAAAGTTGGCGATATTGTAAGTGTTTATGTTTCTACTTTAGATCAAACCGTAACGCAGCCATATAATTTAGTTAGAAATACTGGAGGGCAAGGCGAACTGATAGACTACTTAATAGATGTTGATGGTAATATAGATTATCCTGTTTTAGGTAAAGTAAAGTTGTTGGGGCTTACTGTTGAAGAGGCTAAAAACCTGTTTAAGAAAAAATTTGCAGATGGGCAACTATTAAAAGATCCTGTGGTTATTTTCCGCGTTCTTAATTTTAGAGTTACAGTAGCAGGAGAAGTTAATAGGCCAGGCGTTTATCCTGTTTCGGGAGAACGCGTTTCTATTTTAGAAGCACTTGGTTTGGCTGGAGACTTAACCATAAAAGGTCGTAGAGATAACATATTGGTAGTTAGGGATTTTAATGGCACAAAAACATATACAAGAATCGATTTAACTAATAAAGAAGTTTTTAATTCACCTGTTTATTATTTAACTCAAAATGATTATGTTTATGTAGAGCCTAACAACTCGGCAATAAGTGGTGCTTCCGGTGATGCAAGAATTGGTAATTTAATTACAATTACATCTTTTCTTATAACTACAGCTCTTATATTCATTACTAGAAATTAGAACTATACTATGGCATTAGTCGACAATAATAACCTATCTGATAATACTTCTGAGAAATTTAATCTTAAGAAAACACTTTCTATATATTTTAAGCAAT includes:
- a CDS encoding DegT/DnrJ/EryC1/StrS family aminotransferase, with product MLTKTKIYLSSPHMGGSEQKFVDEAFRTNWISPLGPNVDGFEEDLRQYLGNNKYVAALSSGTAAIHLALQLLNVSKGDEVMCQSFTFSASANPIMYQGATPVFIDSESDTWNMSPELLEVAIKDRIEKYKKPKAIIAVHLYGMPYKANEINAIAEKYEIPVIEDSAEALGSTYFGKTCGTLSDIAILSFNGNKIITTSGGGALITNDLELKNKAVFLSTQARDKAPHYEHSTVGFNYRMSNVLAGIGRGQMEVLDDRVKARRENYNFYKTNLSNIDSISFLEEPEGFFSNRWITCIKTDSYETREAIRHALLEDDVESRPLWKPMHVQPVYKDCLNFTNGISEDLFDKGLCLPSGSDLSQDDLNRIINLITKTL
- a CDS encoding polysaccharide biosynthesis/export family protein is translated as MNISLIKSKLLIAILVISTFLTSCASKKDIVYFQNAKSFETIVDTDTFKAKLKVGDIVSVYVSTLDQTVTQPYNLVRNTGGQGELIDYLIDVDGNIDYPVLGKVKLLGLTVEEAKNLFKKKFADGQLLKDPVVIFRVLNFRVTVAGEVNRPGVYPVSGERVSILEALGLAGDLTIKGRRDNILVVRDFNGTKTYTRIDLTNKEVFNSPVYYLTQNDYVYVEPNNSAISGASGDARIGNLITITSFLITTALIFITRN
- a CDS encoding polysaccharide biosynthesis protein; its protein translation is MINNYFSYISQKHASKWLVFGIDMAIVLSTFFLAYFIRFNFTLNFDLKQFLIQVPFLAAVASFSFLLIGSFKSVIRHTGFTDVVNLFKAIAVMSLVCITAVSVNRTLGILPEFTIPMSIIVMHALLSFVALSASRLLFKMTYKYLKCKFISSKNVLIYGTGDSGIVTYNALISNVSTKFQVVGFVDDNSKKKGKSINGISIISKDRINNAFIESNQIDELIIASKNIEKENLIDFVNLNMKITKVPPIENWINGELNVKQIKQVQIEDLLGRPPIQINNPNLINEFTGETVIVTGAAGSIGSELVKQLSNFAVKKLILVDQAESALYDVQQELKQRGKHNFVAIVADIRDGLRIDNIFQSHKPTMVFHAAAYKHVPLMEKSPYEAIKINVNGTKLLADTASRYNVKKFVFVSTDKAVNPTSVMGATKRMAEMYISCLQKESKTKFITTRFGNVLGSNGSVIPLFKRQIEKGGPLTLTHKDITRYFMTIPEASQLVLEAGTMGKGGEIFIFDMGESVKIYDLAKNMIKLSGLRFPDDIDITITGLRPGEKLYEELLANGENTLSTYHKKILISKTRELDYEKIKAEIEELCITNRFQNNNIVMKMKRLIPEYKSNNSDYERFDKRVQIYKKAKGITANRADKNYGNL